In Salvelinus namaycush isolate Seneca chromosome 37, SaNama_1.0, whole genome shotgun sequence, the following are encoded in one genomic region:
- the LOC120031126 gene encoding rho guanine nucleotide exchange factor 2-like isoform X4, with translation MAGQRKNKEKERMKEREKEAREREARYSNGHLFTSLTVSATTLCSACNKSITAKEALSCPTCNVTIHNRCRDTLANCAKMKQKQQKLALVRNNSALQNVALRTKTPMMKERPSSAIYPSDSLRQSLLGSRRVRSGLSLSKSVSTQNLAGNLNDDSPLGLRRILSQSTDSLNFRNRAMSMESLNDEGEVYYAAMLEELEREGKDFEADSWSRAVDPSYLQTHRKDVIKRQDVIYELIQTEFHHVRTLRIMEGVFRQGMLDEVLLEPGVAHAVFPCLEQLMALHTHFLSQLMTRRTHSLAPGTSTNFTINQLGDILTEQFSGQCADEMRKAYAEFCSRHPKAVKLYKELLARDKRFQHFIRRVSRGPLLRRHGIQECILLVTQRITKYPVLIQRILDNTKGSEEEAQSLALSLSLIRDLLSSVDQQVAELERTQRLQEIRARLDPRAQAEVRGGGVFRGGELLRRTLLHEGTLLWKTQGSRLKDVQVLLMTDILVFMQEKDQKYFFPCIDKPAVLSLKNLIVRDIANQERGMFLISDSTPPEMYELHGASRDDRNNWMRLIQQTVSSCPSREDFPLIETEDKALLRRLRADIQQKDREVLELLQERVTLFSDLAEVTGGGQEFTPPTNSRNIFRADTPYAPQAEYLLTDAISEVDRLSELLLGSNIELPKSNGSTNGTNGDQNHKGAPVSNGDSISVNGTHEIKGSPASKDRNGNQLQDRPLNEEVCQRLVNLSAHLHSLQAAVIHQDSVLELRLREGTGPASSGSSTPTPTPPNSFPRLCRSMSRDTGLDAGTVAAMGEMAMLQKQHDLLQEEVVRLRPLEAKLRESERARAQLEQQIRDNKGRRGRRGRRGSRGSNEDIVVDDTALEQAPAKRRGSGDGEPSPVAPLACQEPVDQLDGVQEGSEEESEEEEEEEADVVKVSPRSDSPRDLQDIPEESECGPEAQESKG, from the exons AACAAAGAGAAGGAGCggatgaaggagagggagaaggaggcgCGGGAGCGGGAGGCGCGCTACAGCAACGGCCACCTCTTCACTTCCCTCACCGTGTCTGCCACCACCCTCTGTTCCGCCTGCAACAAGAGCATCACCGCTAAAGAGGCCCTCAGCTGCCCCA ccTGCAATGTCACCATCCACAACCGCTGTCGAGACACACTGGCCAACTGTGCCAAGATGAAACAAAAG CAACAGAAGCTAGCCCTGGTGAGGAACAACTCCGCGCTGCAGAACGTAGCTCTGAGGACCAAAA ccCCTATGATGAAGGAGCGGCCCAGCTCAGCCATCTATCCGTCCGACAGTCTCCGTCAGTCCCTGCTGGGCTCCCGCCGTGTCCGCTCTGGCCTCTCCCTCTCCAAGAGTGTCTCCACACAAAACCTCGCAGG GAATCTGAATGACGACTCACCGTTGGGGCTGCGGAGGATCCTGTCTCAGTCCACAGACTCCCTGAACTTCAGAAACAGAGCCATGTCCATGGAGTCCCTCAACGACGAGGGGGAGGTGTACTATGCTGCCATGTTGGAGGagctggagagggaggggaaggactTTGAGGCTGACTCATGGAGCCGGGCCGTAGACCCCTCCTACCTGCAGACGCACCGCAAAGACGTCATCAAGAGACAAGACGTCATCTATG AGCTGATCCAGACAGAGTTCCACCACGTGAGGACCCTGCGGATCATGGAGGGGGTGTTCCGGCAGGGCATGCTGGATGAGGTGCTGCTGGAGCCGGGTGTGGCGCACGCTGTCTTCCCCTGTCTGGAGCAGCTGATGGCGCTACACACGCACTTCCTTTCCCAGCTTATGACACGACGCACACACAGCCTGGCCCCCGGGACCAGTACCAACTTTACTATCAACCAACTGGGGGATATACTGACTGAACAG TTCTCAGGTCAGTGTGCAGATGAGATGAGGAAAGCCTATGCTGAGTTCTGCAGCCGCCACCCCAAAGCTGTGAAACTGTACAAGGAACTGCTGGCCAGAGACAAGAGGTTTCAGCACTTCATACGG AGGGTAAGCCGAGGGCCCCTGCTGCGTCGCCATGGCATCCAGGAGTGCATCCTGCTGGTGACTCAACGCATCACCAAATACCCTGTCCTCATCCAGCGCATCCTGGACAACACCAAGG GCAGTGAAGAGGAGGCCCAGTCCCtagccctgtccctgtctctgatCCGGGACTTGTTGAGCTCTGTGGACCAGCAGGTGGCAGAGCTGGAGCGGACCCAGAGGCTCCAGGAGATAAGGGCCAGATTGGACCCCCGGGCCCAGGCGGAGGTCAGGGGAGGAGGGGTGTTCAGGGGAGGGGAGCTGCTCCGCAGGACGCTCCTCCACGAGGGCACGCTGCTGTGGAAGACGCAAGGATCCAGACTCAAAG ACGTGCAGGTCCTGCTGATGACAGACATCCTGGTGTTCatgcaggagaaagaccagaagTATTTCTTCCCCTGCATA gACAAGCCTGCAGTGTTGTCTCTGAAGAACCTGATCGTGAGGGACATTGCTAATCAGGAGCGAGGGATGTTCCTGATCAGTGACTCCACCCCCCCAGAGATGTACGAGCTGCACGGCGCCTCACGAGACGACAGGAACAACTGGATGAGACTCATACAGCAGACAGTCAGCAG ctgtCCGTCCAGAGAGGACTTCCCCCTGATAGAGACAGAGGACAAGGCCTTACTGCGCCGACTCAGAG CTGACATCCAGCAGAAGGACAGAGAGGTGCTGGAGCTCCTCCAGGAGAGAGTGACTCTGTTCTCTGACCTGGCTGAGGTCACCGGTGGGGGTCAGGAGTTCACGCCCCCCACCAACTCTAGGAACATCTTCCGGGCCGACACCCCCTATGCACCACAGGCAGAATACCTACTCACCGACGCCATCTCAGAGG TTGACAGGCTGAGTGAGTTGCTGCTGGGCTCCAACATAGAGCTTCCCAAGTCCAACGGTAGCACCAACGGTACCAATGGTGACCAGAACCACAAAGGGGCGCCAGTGAGCA ATGGAGATTCGATCTCCGTCAACGGGACTCATGAAATCAAAGGAAGTCCAGCGTCCAAG GACAGAAATGGTAACCAGCTACAGGACAGACCCCTAAATGAGGAGGTGTGTCAGAGGCTTGTGAACCTCAGTGCTCATCTCCACTCTCTACAG gcCGCCGTCATTCACCAGGACTCTGTTCTCGAGCTCCGCCTTCGTGAGGGCACCGGCCCTGCCTCCTCAGGTTCCTCCACTCCCACCCCCACTCCTCCAAACTCCTTCCCCAGGCTGTGCCGTTCCATGTCACGTGACACAGGTCTGGATGCGGGCACGGTGGCAGCCATGGGGGAGATGGCCATGCTCCAGAAGCAGCATGATCTGCTGCAGGAGGAGGTGGTGAGGCTGCGCCCCCTGGAGGCCAAgctgagggagagcgagagggccAGGGCTCAGCTGGAGCAGCAGATCAGGGACAATAAGGGCAGGAGGGGCAGGAGGGGCAGGAGAGGCAGCAGAGGCAGCAACGAAGACATCGTGGTGGATGATACAGCCTTAGAGCAG GCTCCTGCTAAAAGAAGAGGAAGTGGTGATGGCGAGCCCAGCCCTGTCGCCCCATTGGCCTGTCAGGAACCAGTGGACCAATTGGACGGCGTACAGGAAGGCAGTGAGGAGGAgtcggaggaggaggaagaggaagaggcggATGTAGTGAAGGTTTCACCACGCTCTGACAGTCCAAGAG atctccaggatATCCCTGAGGAGAGCGAGTGCGGACCGGAAGCGCAGGAATCCAAAGGCTGA
- the LOC120031126 gene encoding rho guanine nucleotide exchange factor 2-like isoform X2 — protein sequence MPLPSVDAELGELWGQEERQRLGEERERRREERRTEGLRGAPPGEERGEKTGNPLGRTFSFLRKMAGQRKNKEKERMKEREKEAREREARYSNGHLFTSLTVSATTLCSACNKSITAKEALSCPTCNVTIHNRCRDTLANCAKMKQKQQKLALVRNNSALQNVALRTKTPMMKERPSSAIYPSDSLRQSLLGSRRVRSGLSLSKSVSTQNLAGNLNDDSPLGLRRILSQSTDSLNFRNRAMSMESLNDEGEVYYAAMLEELEREGKDFEADSWSRAVDPSYLQTHRKDVIKRQDVIYELIQTEFHHVRTLRIMEGVFRQGMLDEVLLEPGVAHAVFPCLEQLMALHTHFLSQLMTRRTHSLAPGTSTNFTINQLGDILTEQFSGQCADEMRKAYAEFCSRHPKAVKLYKELLARDKRFQHFIRRVSRGPLLRRHGIQECILLVTQRITKYPVLIQRILDNTKGSEEEAQSLALSLSLIRDLLSSVDQQVAELERTQRLQEIRARLDPRAQAEVRGGGVFRGGELLRRTLLHEGTLLWKTQGSRLKDVQVLLMTDILVFMQEKDQKYFFPCIDKPAVLSLKNLIVRDIANQERGMFLISDSTPPEMYELHGASRDDRNNWMRLIQQTVSSCPSREDFPLIETEDKALLRRLRADIQQKDREVLELLQERVTLFSDLAEVTGGGQEFTPPTNSRNIFRADTPYAPQAEYLLTDAISEVDRLSELLLGSNIELPKSNGSTNGTNGDQNHKGAPVSNGDSISVNGTHEIKGSPASKDRNGNQLQDRPLNEEVCQRLVNLSAHLHSLQAAVIHQDSVLELRLREGTGPASSGSSTPTPTPPNSFPRLCRSMSRDTGLDAGTVAAMGEMAMLQKQHDLLQEEVVRLRPLEAKLRESERARAQLEQQIRDNKGRRGRRGRRGSRGSNEDIVVDDTALEQAPAKRRGSGDGEPSPVAPLACQEPVDQLDGVQEGSEEESEEEEEEEADVVKVSPRSDSPRDLQDIPEESECGPEAQESKG from the exons AACAAAGAGAAGGAGCggatgaaggagagggagaaggaggcgCGGGAGCGGGAGGCGCGCTACAGCAACGGCCACCTCTTCACTTCCCTCACCGTGTCTGCCACCACCCTCTGTTCCGCCTGCAACAAGAGCATCACCGCTAAAGAGGCCCTCAGCTGCCCCA ccTGCAATGTCACCATCCACAACCGCTGTCGAGACACACTGGCCAACTGTGCCAAGATGAAACAAAAG CAACAGAAGCTAGCCCTGGTGAGGAACAACTCCGCGCTGCAGAACGTAGCTCTGAGGACCAAAA ccCCTATGATGAAGGAGCGGCCCAGCTCAGCCATCTATCCGTCCGACAGTCTCCGTCAGTCCCTGCTGGGCTCCCGCCGTGTCCGCTCTGGCCTCTCCCTCTCCAAGAGTGTCTCCACACAAAACCTCGCAGG GAATCTGAATGACGACTCACCGTTGGGGCTGCGGAGGATCCTGTCTCAGTCCACAGACTCCCTGAACTTCAGAAACAGAGCCATGTCCATGGAGTCCCTCAACGACGAGGGGGAGGTGTACTATGCTGCCATGTTGGAGGagctggagagggaggggaaggactTTGAGGCTGACTCATGGAGCCGGGCCGTAGACCCCTCCTACCTGCAGACGCACCGCAAAGACGTCATCAAGAGACAAGACGTCATCTATG AGCTGATCCAGACAGAGTTCCACCACGTGAGGACCCTGCGGATCATGGAGGGGGTGTTCCGGCAGGGCATGCTGGATGAGGTGCTGCTGGAGCCGGGTGTGGCGCACGCTGTCTTCCCCTGTCTGGAGCAGCTGATGGCGCTACACACGCACTTCCTTTCCCAGCTTATGACACGACGCACACACAGCCTGGCCCCCGGGACCAGTACCAACTTTACTATCAACCAACTGGGGGATATACTGACTGAACAG TTCTCAGGTCAGTGTGCAGATGAGATGAGGAAAGCCTATGCTGAGTTCTGCAGCCGCCACCCCAAAGCTGTGAAACTGTACAAGGAACTGCTGGCCAGAGACAAGAGGTTTCAGCACTTCATACGG AGGGTAAGCCGAGGGCCCCTGCTGCGTCGCCATGGCATCCAGGAGTGCATCCTGCTGGTGACTCAACGCATCACCAAATACCCTGTCCTCATCCAGCGCATCCTGGACAACACCAAGG GCAGTGAAGAGGAGGCCCAGTCCCtagccctgtccctgtctctgatCCGGGACTTGTTGAGCTCTGTGGACCAGCAGGTGGCAGAGCTGGAGCGGACCCAGAGGCTCCAGGAGATAAGGGCCAGATTGGACCCCCGGGCCCAGGCGGAGGTCAGGGGAGGAGGGGTGTTCAGGGGAGGGGAGCTGCTCCGCAGGACGCTCCTCCACGAGGGCACGCTGCTGTGGAAGACGCAAGGATCCAGACTCAAAG ACGTGCAGGTCCTGCTGATGACAGACATCCTGGTGTTCatgcaggagaaagaccagaagTATTTCTTCCCCTGCATA gACAAGCCTGCAGTGTTGTCTCTGAAGAACCTGATCGTGAGGGACATTGCTAATCAGGAGCGAGGGATGTTCCTGATCAGTGACTCCACCCCCCCAGAGATGTACGAGCTGCACGGCGCCTCACGAGACGACAGGAACAACTGGATGAGACTCATACAGCAGACAGTCAGCAG ctgtCCGTCCAGAGAGGACTTCCCCCTGATAGAGACAGAGGACAAGGCCTTACTGCGCCGACTCAGAG CTGACATCCAGCAGAAGGACAGAGAGGTGCTGGAGCTCCTCCAGGAGAGAGTGACTCTGTTCTCTGACCTGGCTGAGGTCACCGGTGGGGGTCAGGAGTTCACGCCCCCCACCAACTCTAGGAACATCTTCCGGGCCGACACCCCCTATGCACCACAGGCAGAATACCTACTCACCGACGCCATCTCAGAGG TTGACAGGCTGAGTGAGTTGCTGCTGGGCTCCAACATAGAGCTTCCCAAGTCCAACGGTAGCACCAACGGTACCAATGGTGACCAGAACCACAAAGGGGCGCCAGTGAGCA ATGGAGATTCGATCTCCGTCAACGGGACTCATGAAATCAAAGGAAGTCCAGCGTCCAAG GACAGAAATGGTAACCAGCTACAGGACAGACCCCTAAATGAGGAGGTGTGTCAGAGGCTTGTGAACCTCAGTGCTCATCTCCACTCTCTACAG gcCGCCGTCATTCACCAGGACTCTGTTCTCGAGCTCCGCCTTCGTGAGGGCACCGGCCCTGCCTCCTCAGGTTCCTCCACTCCCACCCCCACTCCTCCAAACTCCTTCCCCAGGCTGTGCCGTTCCATGTCACGTGACACAGGTCTGGATGCGGGCACGGTGGCAGCCATGGGGGAGATGGCCATGCTCCAGAAGCAGCATGATCTGCTGCAGGAGGAGGTGGTGAGGCTGCGCCCCCTGGAGGCCAAgctgagggagagcgagagggccAGGGCTCAGCTGGAGCAGCAGATCAGGGACAATAAGGGCAGGAGGGGCAGGAGGGGCAGGAGAGGCAGCAGAGGCAGCAACGAAGACATCGTGGTGGATGATACAGCCTTAGAGCAG GCTCCTGCTAAAAGAAGAGGAAGTGGTGATGGCGAGCCCAGCCCTGTCGCCCCATTGGCCTGTCAGGAACCAGTGGACCAATTGGACGGCGTACAGGAAGGCAGTGAGGAGGAgtcggaggaggaggaagaggaagaggcggATGTAGTGAAGGTTTCACCACGCTCTGACAGTCCAAGAG atctccaggatATCCCTGAGGAGAGCGAGTGCGGACCGGAAGCGCAGGAATCCAAAGGCTGA
- the LOC120031436 gene encoding annexin A2-like encodes MEALLKSMQNTSPKASSHAMWWGTLGTVRPFPNFNSEKDAREIQTALESKASDVNTLVRILTNRNNAQRQSIAESYHNLTQKELCPALKKALSGGLEQLMLGLMMTPSQFDAHRLRQTMEGIGTDEESLLAVLCTKSPQQLKDATIAYKQEFGRYLENDLISETSKDFTKLVLAILKKEELNSKEMVDYQLIDQDVKALNDAVNGKKKDPAPWIQVLTTRDSNHLNRVLSRLEDLRGETVDKTVQSHFSGDLRLGFRTLVGSIPSIPMFLAQRLHSNIKKGSLVQGILISHSEEDLLCVRIEYRKLTNTSLYSTLQKEYKGEMQQALLALCRSEDL; translated from the exons ATGGAAGCTCTGCTGAAGTCTATGCAAAATACCTCTCCCAAAGCAAGT TCTCATGCGATGTGGTGGGGTACACTGGGCACTGTGCGACCCTTCCCCAACTTCAACTCAGAGAAGGATGCCCGCGAAATTCAAACTGCCTTGGAGAGCAAAG cCAGTGACGTGAACACTCTGGTGAGAATCCTGACCAATCGAAACAATGCTCAGAGACAGAGCATCGCGGAGTCCTACCATAACCTCACACAGAAG GAGTTGTGTCCTGCCCTGAAGAAAGCTCTGTCAGGGGGGCTGGAGCAACTCATGCTGGGGCTGATGATGACCCCCTCTCAGTTTGACGCCCATCGCCTCAGACAGACCATGGAG GGTATTGGTACAGATGAAGAGAGTCTATTGGCTGTGTTGTGTACCAAATCACCACAGCAGCTTAAAGATGCCACTATTGCCTACAAACAGG AGTTTGGACGTTACTTGGAGAATGATCTTATCAGTGAGACTAGTAAAGACTTCACTAAGCTGGTACTGGCCATACTCAAG AAGGAGGAGCTGAATTCAAAGGAGATGGTTGATTATCAGCTCATTGACCAGGATGTTAAG gctCTGAATGATGCTGTGAATGGTAAGAAAAAGGACCCAGCCCCCTGGATTCAGGTGTTAACCACGAgagactcaaaccatctcaaCAGAG tgCTATCCAGGTTGGAGGATCTGAGAGGGGAAACTGTGGATAAAACAGTACAGAGTCACTTCTCTGGGGACCTGAGGCTTGGCTTCCGCACTCTAG TTGGCTCCATCCCAAGTATTCCTATGTTCCTGGCCCAGCGGCTACACAGCAACATTAAG AAAGGCAGTTTAGTGCAGGGGATTCTTATCAGCCACAGTGAAGAGGACCTCCTCTGTGTGAGAATCGAGTATCGCAAACTGACCAACACTTCACTCTACTCTACATTGCAG AAAGAATACAAAGGGGAGATGCAGCAGGCTCTCCTAGCCTTGTGTCGATCTGAAGACCTGTAA
- the LOC120031126 gene encoding rho guanine nucleotide exchange factor 2-like isoform X3, with protein sequence MSRVTEPLPKTRQERMKEINLRNKEKERMKEREKEAREREARYSNGHLFTSLTVSATTLCSACNKSITAKEALSCPTCNVTIHNRCRDTLANCAKMKQKQQKLALVRNNSALQNVALRTKTPMMKERPSSAIYPSDSLRQSLLGSRRVRSGLSLSKSVSTQNLAGNLNDDSPLGLRRILSQSTDSLNFRNRAMSMESLNDEGEVYYAAMLEELEREGKDFEADSWSRAVDPSYLQTHRKDVIKRQDVIYELIQTEFHHVRTLRIMEGVFRQGMLDEVLLEPGVAHAVFPCLEQLMALHTHFLSQLMTRRTHSLAPGTSTNFTINQLGDILTEQFSGQCADEMRKAYAEFCSRHPKAVKLYKELLARDKRFQHFIRRVSRGPLLRRHGIQECILLVTQRITKYPVLIQRILDNTKGSEEEAQSLALSLSLIRDLLSSVDQQVAELERTQRLQEIRARLDPRAQAEVRGGGVFRGGELLRRTLLHEGTLLWKTQGSRLKDVQVLLMTDILVFMQEKDQKYFFPCIDKPAVLSLKNLIVRDIANQERGMFLISDSTPPEMYELHGASRDDRNNWMRLIQQTVSSCPSREDFPLIETEDKALLRRLRADIQQKDREVLELLQERVTLFSDLAEVTGGGQEFTPPTNSRNIFRADTPYAPQAEYLLTDAISEVDRLSELLLGSNIELPKSNGSTNGTNGDQNHKGAPVSNGDSISVNGTHEIKGSPASKDRNGNQLQDRPLNEEVCQRLVNLSAHLHSLQAAVIHQDSVLELRLREGTGPASSGSSTPTPTPPNSFPRLCRSMSRDTGLDAGTVAAMGEMAMLQKQHDLLQEEVVRLRPLEAKLRESERARAQLEQQIRDNKGRRGRRGRRGSRGSNEDIVVDDTALEQAPAKRRGSGDGEPSPVAPLACQEPVDQLDGVQEGSEEESEEEEEEEADVVKVSPRSDSPRDLQDIPEESECGPEAQESKG encoded by the exons ATGTCCCGTGTCACTGAACCGCTGCCAAAAACGCGTcaagagagaatgaaagaaatcAATTTACGG AACAAAGAGAAGGAGCggatgaaggagagggagaaggaggcgCGGGAGCGGGAGGCGCGCTACAGCAACGGCCACCTCTTCACTTCCCTCACCGTGTCTGCCACCACCCTCTGTTCCGCCTGCAACAAGAGCATCACCGCTAAAGAGGCCCTCAGCTGCCCCA ccTGCAATGTCACCATCCACAACCGCTGTCGAGACACACTGGCCAACTGTGCCAAGATGAAACAAAAG CAACAGAAGCTAGCCCTGGTGAGGAACAACTCCGCGCTGCAGAACGTAGCTCTGAGGACCAAAA ccCCTATGATGAAGGAGCGGCCCAGCTCAGCCATCTATCCGTCCGACAGTCTCCGTCAGTCCCTGCTGGGCTCCCGCCGTGTCCGCTCTGGCCTCTCCCTCTCCAAGAGTGTCTCCACACAAAACCTCGCAGG GAATCTGAATGACGACTCACCGTTGGGGCTGCGGAGGATCCTGTCTCAGTCCACAGACTCCCTGAACTTCAGAAACAGAGCCATGTCCATGGAGTCCCTCAACGACGAGGGGGAGGTGTACTATGCTGCCATGTTGGAGGagctggagagggaggggaaggactTTGAGGCTGACTCATGGAGCCGGGCCGTAGACCCCTCCTACCTGCAGACGCACCGCAAAGACGTCATCAAGAGACAAGACGTCATCTATG AGCTGATCCAGACAGAGTTCCACCACGTGAGGACCCTGCGGATCATGGAGGGGGTGTTCCGGCAGGGCATGCTGGATGAGGTGCTGCTGGAGCCGGGTGTGGCGCACGCTGTCTTCCCCTGTCTGGAGCAGCTGATGGCGCTACACACGCACTTCCTTTCCCAGCTTATGACACGACGCACACACAGCCTGGCCCCCGGGACCAGTACCAACTTTACTATCAACCAACTGGGGGATATACTGACTGAACAG TTCTCAGGTCAGTGTGCAGATGAGATGAGGAAAGCCTATGCTGAGTTCTGCAGCCGCCACCCCAAAGCTGTGAAACTGTACAAGGAACTGCTGGCCAGAGACAAGAGGTTTCAGCACTTCATACGG AGGGTAAGCCGAGGGCCCCTGCTGCGTCGCCATGGCATCCAGGAGTGCATCCTGCTGGTGACTCAACGCATCACCAAATACCCTGTCCTCATCCAGCGCATCCTGGACAACACCAAGG GCAGTGAAGAGGAGGCCCAGTCCCtagccctgtccctgtctctgatCCGGGACTTGTTGAGCTCTGTGGACCAGCAGGTGGCAGAGCTGGAGCGGACCCAGAGGCTCCAGGAGATAAGGGCCAGATTGGACCCCCGGGCCCAGGCGGAGGTCAGGGGAGGAGGGGTGTTCAGGGGAGGGGAGCTGCTCCGCAGGACGCTCCTCCACGAGGGCACGCTGCTGTGGAAGACGCAAGGATCCAGACTCAAAG ACGTGCAGGTCCTGCTGATGACAGACATCCTGGTGTTCatgcaggagaaagaccagaagTATTTCTTCCCCTGCATA gACAAGCCTGCAGTGTTGTCTCTGAAGAACCTGATCGTGAGGGACATTGCTAATCAGGAGCGAGGGATGTTCCTGATCAGTGACTCCACCCCCCCAGAGATGTACGAGCTGCACGGCGCCTCACGAGACGACAGGAACAACTGGATGAGACTCATACAGCAGACAGTCAGCAG ctgtCCGTCCAGAGAGGACTTCCCCCTGATAGAGACAGAGGACAAGGCCTTACTGCGCCGACTCAGAG CTGACATCCAGCAGAAGGACAGAGAGGTGCTGGAGCTCCTCCAGGAGAGAGTGACTCTGTTCTCTGACCTGGCTGAGGTCACCGGTGGGGGTCAGGAGTTCACGCCCCCCACCAACTCTAGGAACATCTTCCGGGCCGACACCCCCTATGCACCACAGGCAGAATACCTACTCACCGACGCCATCTCAGAGG TTGACAGGCTGAGTGAGTTGCTGCTGGGCTCCAACATAGAGCTTCCCAAGTCCAACGGTAGCACCAACGGTACCAATGGTGACCAGAACCACAAAGGGGCGCCAGTGAGCA ATGGAGATTCGATCTCCGTCAACGGGACTCATGAAATCAAAGGAAGTCCAGCGTCCAAG GACAGAAATGGTAACCAGCTACAGGACAGACCCCTAAATGAGGAGGTGTGTCAGAGGCTTGTGAACCTCAGTGCTCATCTCCACTCTCTACAG gcCGCCGTCATTCACCAGGACTCTGTTCTCGAGCTCCGCCTTCGTGAGGGCACCGGCCCTGCCTCCTCAGGTTCCTCCACTCCCACCCCCACTCCTCCAAACTCCTTCCCCAGGCTGTGCCGTTCCATGTCACGTGACACAGGTCTGGATGCGGGCACGGTGGCAGCCATGGGGGAGATGGCCATGCTCCAGAAGCAGCATGATCTGCTGCAGGAGGAGGTGGTGAGGCTGCGCCCCCTGGAGGCCAAgctgagggagagcgagagggccAGGGCTCAGCTGGAGCAGCAGATCAGGGACAATAAGGGCAGGAGGGGCAGGAGGGGCAGGAGAGGCAGCAGAGGCAGCAACGAAGACATCGTGGTGGATGATACAGCCTTAGAGCAG GCTCCTGCTAAAAGAAGAGGAAGTGGTGATGGCGAGCCCAGCCCTGTCGCCCCATTGGCCTGTCAGGAACCAGTGGACCAATTGGACGGCGTACAGGAAGGCAGTGAGGAGGAgtcggaggaggaggaagaggaagaggcggATGTAGTGAAGGTTTCACCACGCTCTGACAGTCCAAGAG atctccaggatATCCCTGAGGAGAGCGAGTGCGGACCGGAAGCGCAGGAATCCAAAGGCTGA